The Vespula pensylvanica isolate Volc-1 chromosome 5, ASM1446617v1, whole genome shotgun sequence genome includes a window with the following:
- the LOC122629464 gene encoding uncharacterized protein LOC122629464: METQLIRQENGIDYVLLTNNRLEEALRIQASTMADENIAIGLDMFEESGAPEEMQLIFREVVKDGVSIIALDSDTNEMAGVIFNKMHIPLKDGEEDAFESFMEKNIKHRSCIELINFLNNVESKVNIFEKYNVDAMMEMFYLGTDTKYRGRGIGKILTECTLKLGKMLQNGEIKKVSMVTDETIVLEAAIPKVVIAVYTSNYSIRIGEKLNGEFLVNVFYEDFIINGKKMSERIGSNHKRVALVAYKL, translated from the exons ATGGAAACGCAATTAATTCGTCAAGAAAATGGAATCGACTATGTATTACTTACGAATAATAGATTAGAAGAAGCATTACGTATTCAAGCGAGCACGATGGCCGACGAAAATATTGCTATTGGATTAGATATGTTTGAAGAATCTGGTGCACCCGAGGAGATGCAATTGATCTTCAGGGAAGTTGTTAAAGATGGAGTTTCGATAATCGCTTTAGACAGTGACACCAACGAGATGGCCGGAGTGATCTTTAATAAAATGCAT ATTCCTTTGAAGGACGGTGAGGAGGATGCATTCGAGAGTTTCATGGAGAAGAATATAAAGCATCGTTCTTGCATCGAgcttattaattttctcaataac gtcgAGTCAAAGGTgaacattttcgaaaaatacaaTGTCGATGCCATGATGGAAATGTTTTATCTTGGAACTGATACAAAGTATCGTGGCCGTGGGATTGGTAAGATACTTACGGAATGTACTTTGAAATTAGGAAAAATGTTGCAAAATGGTGAgattaaaaaagtttcaatGGTTACCGACGAGACGATAGTTTTGGAGGCAGCGATCCCAAAAGTTGTGATCGCCGTTTACACGTCGAATTATTCCATACGTATCGGCGAGAAGTTAAACGGTGAATTTTTAGTAAATGTATTCTACGAGGATTTTATTATCAACGGTAAAAAAATGTCGGAGAGAATCGGTAGCAATCATAAGAGGGTCGCACTGGTtgcttataaattataa
- the LOC122629462 gene encoding uncharacterized protein LOC122629462 isoform X3, protein MSSYRLWGSTEDGDIEFESLTNDTLSGALDVIRKSFFTRENVCKGVELIKEPGAADELIELCLNAAKDGVSVVAIDVKSGEVVGALFNKIQVAGSPTDKSSFELFSENCKYKSSKALVDFMIDVDGYINLFKHYNVKYILEIMFLATLPNFGKRRIGELLISSSLEIARELKRGKSVKIPVTINNNNFIENYDIIPTLSSTIATSDYSKKICMKLGFEILLERNFDQYEFNDKKFSDKIDEKNQTFIVFAKRIL, encoded by the exons ATGTCCTCTTATCGGCTTTGGGGCTCAACAGAAGACGGAGACATCGAATTTGAATCGTTGACAAATGATACATTATCTGGTGCTCTTGACGttataagaaaaagtttttttacTCGAGAGAACGTATGCAAAGGCGTAGAACTTATAAAGGAACCTGGTGCGGCCGATGAACTGATAGAACTTTGTTTGAATGCCGCTAAAGATGGAGTCAGCGTTGTCGCCATTGACGTAAAAAGCGGGGAGGTTGTTGGCGcgcttttcaataaaattcag gtCGCTGGAAGTCCAACAGACAAGAGTTCGTTCGAACTTTTCAGCGAAAATTGTAAATACAAATCGTCGAAGGCACTGGTAGACTTCATGATCGATGTCGACggatatataaatcttttcaagCATTACAACGTTAAATACATTTTGGAAATAATGTTTTTAGCGACTTTACCGAATTTCGGTAAACGTAGAATAGGTGAACTTTTGATTAGTTCCTCGTTGGAAATTGCCAGGGAGTTGAAACGCGGCAAATCCGTAAAGATTCCggttacgataaataataacaattttatagaaaattacgatattattcCGACATTGTCCTCGACTATAGCAACGTCGGATTATTCGAAGAAGATCTGTATGAAATTGGGATTTGAAATATTGTTAGAAAGGAATTTCGATCAATACGAATTCAATGATAAGAAATTTAGCGATAAAATCGATGAGAAAAATCAGACATTCATTGTATTTGCTAAAAGAATTTTGTGa
- the LOC122629462 gene encoding uncharacterized protein LOC122629462 isoform X1: MRSYTFVDRTRKRMSSYRLWGSTEDGDIEFESLTNDTLSGALDVIRKSFFTRENVCKGVELIKEPGAADELIELCLNAAKDGVSVVAIDVKSGEVVGALFNKIQVAGSPTDKSSFELFSENCKYKSSKALVDFMIDVDGYINLFKHYNVKYILEIMFLATLPNFGKRRIGELLISSSLEIARELKRGKSVKIPVTINNNNFIENYDIIPTLSSTIATSDYSKKICMKLGFEILLERNFDQYEFNDKKFSDKIDEKNQTFIVFAKRIL, translated from the exons ATGCGCTCGTACACATTTGTTGATAGAACACGTAAGAGAATGTCCTCTTATCGGCTTTGGGGCTCAACAGAAGACGGAGACATCGAATTTGAATCGTTGACAAATGATACATTATCTGGTGCTCTTGACGttataagaaaaagtttttttacTCGAGAGAACGTATGCAAAGGCGTAGAACTTATAAAGGAACCTGGTGCGGCCGATGAACTGATAGAACTTTGTTTGAATGCCGCTAAAGATGGAGTCAGCGTTGTCGCCATTGACGTAAAAAGCGGGGAGGTTGTTGGCGcgcttttcaataaaattcag gtCGCTGGAAGTCCAACAGACAAGAGTTCGTTCGAACTTTTCAGCGAAAATTGTAAATACAAATCGTCGAAGGCACTGGTAGACTTCATGATCGATGTCGACggatatataaatcttttcaagCATTACAACGTTAAATACATTTTGGAAATAATGTTTTTAGCGACTTTACCGAATTTCGGTAAACGTAGAATAGGTGAACTTTTGATTAGTTCCTCGTTGGAAATTGCCAGGGAGTTGAAACGCGGCAAATCCGTAAAGATTCCggttacgataaataataacaattttatagaaaattacgatattattcCGACATTGTCCTCGACTATAGCAACGTCGGATTATTCGAAGAAGATCTGTATGAAATTGGGATTTGAAATATTGTTAGAAAGGAATTTCGATCAATACGAATTCAATGATAAGAAATTTAGCGATAAAATCGATGAGAAAAATCAGACATTCATTGTATTTGCTAAAAGAATTTTGTGa
- the LOC122629462 gene encoding uncharacterized protein LOC122629462 isoform X2 has translation MGTRKRMSSYRLWGSTEDGDIEFESLTNDTLSGALDVIRKSFFTRENVCKGVELIKEPGAADELIELCLNAAKDGVSVVAIDVKSGEVVGALFNKIQVAGSPTDKSSFELFSENCKYKSSKALVDFMIDVDGYINLFKHYNVKYILEIMFLATLPNFGKRRIGELLISSSLEIARELKRGKSVKIPVTINNNNFIENYDIIPTLSSTIATSDYSKKICMKLGFEILLERNFDQYEFNDKKFSDKIDEKNQTFIVFAKRIL, from the exons ATGGG AACACGTAAGAGAATGTCCTCTTATCGGCTTTGGGGCTCAACAGAAGACGGAGACATCGAATTTGAATCGTTGACAAATGATACATTATCTGGTGCTCTTGACGttataagaaaaagtttttttacTCGAGAGAACGTATGCAAAGGCGTAGAACTTATAAAGGAACCTGGTGCGGCCGATGAACTGATAGAACTTTGTTTGAATGCCGCTAAAGATGGAGTCAGCGTTGTCGCCATTGACGTAAAAAGCGGGGAGGTTGTTGGCGcgcttttcaataaaattcag gtCGCTGGAAGTCCAACAGACAAGAGTTCGTTCGAACTTTTCAGCGAAAATTGTAAATACAAATCGTCGAAGGCACTGGTAGACTTCATGATCGATGTCGACggatatataaatcttttcaagCATTACAACGTTAAATACATTTTGGAAATAATGTTTTTAGCGACTTTACCGAATTTCGGTAAACGTAGAATAGGTGAACTTTTGATTAGTTCCTCGTTGGAAATTGCCAGGGAGTTGAAACGCGGCAAATCCGTAAAGATTCCggttacgataaataataacaattttatagaaaattacgatattattcCGACATTGTCCTCGACTATAGCAACGTCGGATTATTCGAAGAAGATCTGTATGAAATTGGGATTTGAAATATTGTTAGAAAGGAATTTCGATCAATACGAATTCAATGATAAGAAATTTAGCGATAAAATCGATGAGAAAAATCAGACATTCATTGTATTTGCTAAAAGAATTTTGTGa
- the LOC122629465 gene encoding uncharacterized protein LOC122629465, with the protein MDKIYKTSAIGYYIKLARKDQANDIVRFLKEHFNNEETMFKSLVNSNVVINEEEAKLITEDQEKFQKAIFDSSPCLLAFDEKTKKIVGINLMILSQNPRFVNYCKAGTNAVFHENIPKSKLIKDYYHYMSIITDKVDLYDRFPNAKAALEFYAIAVDKNHRKIGLSLDLTITGLSLVKTYSNVGFIFGLYTSTYSKRSAEKIGMKSILDVDLLTYENEKGEPIFQDTPPHNIVSLMVLEL; encoded by the coding sequence atggataaaatttataaaacatctGCTATAGGTTATTACATCAAATTAGCAAGAAAAGATCAAGCAAACGATATTGTGCGTTTCttaaaagaacattttaaCAACGAAGAAACCATGTTCAAGAGTCTCGTTAACTCGAATGTCGtgataaacgaagaagaagccaAACTGATAACCGAAGATCAAGAGAAGTTTCAAAAAGCGATTTTTGATAGTTCGCCCTGTTTGTTGGCCTTCgatgaaaaaacgaagaagatcgTTGGAAtcaatttaatgatattaagtCAAAATCCacgttttgttaattattgtaAAGCCGGTACCAATGCCGTTTTTCACGAGAATATACCAAAATCAAAATTGATCaaagattattatcattatatgtCTATTATAACCGACAAGGTTGATCTTTACGATAGATTTCCAAACGCCAAGGCAGCTTTAGAATTTTACGCTATCGCTGTTGACAAAAATCATCGTAAAATAGGCTTGTCTTTAGATTTAACGATAACAGGATTGTCGTTGGTCAAAACCTATTCCAACGTTGGATTTATATTTGGCCTTTATACATCGACCTATTCGAAAAGAAGTGCTGAGAAAATAGGTATGAAGAGTATTCTAGACGTCGATTTGCTAACCtatgaaaacgaaaagggTGAGCCAATTTTTCAAGACACTCCACCCCATAATATTGTATCCCTTATGGTTTTagaattataa
- the LOC122629278 gene encoding protein AF-10 → MKEMLGGCCVCSDERGWTENPLVYCDGQGCTVAVHQACYGIVTVPTGPWYCRKCESQERSARVRCELCPSKDGALKRTDQAGWAHVVCALYIPEVRFGNVTTMEPIILQLIPSERFSKSCYICEEQGRGSRANVGACMQCNKTGCRQQFHVTCAQALGLLCEEAGNYLDNVKYCGYCQHHYSKLKKGGNVKTIPPYKPIPADNGSSDSSPEKEAETPIKSSSSSKRKGSSSKSTTNSKNKSNTSPNVEVNGVADDTKSSSGRNTPKDGSANTGKFTTSNFVETIVTQSESVFGHDGSASVTAASAVTVANIKTSSNSNLIHKNSSQTKSNTSQSNKGSSHTSKRRKTGARTPTVIGNENSNQSVSSEASGSVVVAVSSVVQQAVPSNNVQPTITEATSLSTTTEPERAKKLKIDSPIQSASSTPVTTEATTTPVIMSVTQSQSSTSIQSPTTTSNSIVVSVPLTATSLSGAVQSVVTSAPTLYQQLQQSIITTAANTEPRSSIMPSTERFTLEEAPTKRSRSQSSDKDKVRKPKRGSSNSQPALAQSQSQPPSQPQSQLPISSIATSVSSSAVVTTSKRGGRNNHQTPPPSVSVAPVPSIIQGPSLVTGGHFSSIGSVGSMGPTVKDSPPSSPGSESMSSSGPGRRKRKNACTASTTPTPPASNTPTTLTNSTKEEKDIKLFQNGVSAPHMLGNQLNPTSTMAQKMSDTLSQELEAHSIFTEANNSTTNLVGPQLHSRVIASIRSNQTTTAPTSFSSVFSTNSNTNISTASSGTLGSGAIPQTLDQLLERQWEQGSQFLMEQAQHFDIASLLSCLHQLRAENLRLEEHVNSLLQRRDHLLAVNARLAIPLTTQPSAHPVNNVHPTVNPSHPNVAHPEVPPGASGAAVPRVNREPRVNNTYMPHSSSVNHPTTLENGLPPDPSPPAAASLSQYQHRGSLVAPQPSPTIRHSPAASGYLQGQQSNIVSPATASNSGVVRNSSVTPDPLRGVPRSAPQSSSNYMPSMYQPAMSSLTNNQVGSVHNLHSHGPSPTNHGPPGKPS, encoded by the exons ATGAAGGAGATGCTTGGAGGGTGCTGTGTGTGTTCTGACGAGAGGGGTTGGACAGAGAATCCGCTGGTGTATTGCGATGGACAGGGCTGTACTGTCGCTGTACACCAAG CGTGCTACGGTATTGTTACAGTACCAACGGGACCTTGGTATTGTAGAAAATGTGAATCGCAAGAACGTAGCGCACGAGTG CGCTGTGAATTATGCCCGAGCAAAGATGGAGCGCTCAAAAGGACGGATCAAGCTGGTTGGGCTCACGTTGTCTGCGCTCTTTATATCCCAGAAGTGCGTTTTGGCAACGTTACTACAATGGAACCCATTATATTACAACTTATACCTTCGGAAAGATTTAGTAAA tcTTGTTATATTTGTGAAGAACAAGGAAGAGGAAGTAGAGCGAATGTCGGAGCTTGTATGCAGTGTAATAAAACAGGCTGCAGGCAGCAATTTCACGTTACCTGCGCTCAAGCTCTTGGTTTACTGTGTGAAGAAGCTGGCAACTATCTCGACAATGTTAAATATTGTGGATATTGCCAACATCACTATTCAAAATTG aaaaaaggtGGTAACGTTAAAACTATACCACCGTACAAGCCTATACCTGCTGACAATGGATCGTCAGATTCATCTCCTGAAAAAGAAGCGGAAACTCCGATAAAATCGTCGTCAAGTAGTAAAAGGAAAGGATCGAGTTCAAAATCTACTacaaattctaaaaataagtCCAATACTAGTCCCAACGTAGAAGTAAATGGTGTTGCCGATGACACCAAGAGTAGCAGCGGTCGTAACACTCCCAAAGACGGTTCTGCGAATACCGGAAAATTTACGACGTCAAATTTTGTAGAAACTATTGTTACGCAGTCAGAAAGCGTATTTGGACACGATGGGTCTGCTTCTGTAACAGCAGCGTCCGCTGTTACAGTTGCCAATATAAAAACAAGTTCTAATTCGAACTTGATTCATAAAAACAGTAGTCAAACGAAATCTAATACGTCTCAATCTAATAAAGGTTCAAGTCATacaagtaaaagaagaaagacaggtGCACGTACACCAACTGTGATaggaaatgaaaattcaaatcaATCTGTCAGTTCCGAGGCTAGTGGATCTGTCGTAGTCGCTGTAAGTTCTGTAGTACAGCAAGCAGTTCCAAGTAATAACGTACAACCTACTATAACCGAAGCCACTAGTCTTAGTACCACCACGGAACCTGAAAGAGCAAAAAAg tTAAAAATCGATAGTCCGATACAATCGGCATCAAGTACTCCAGTTACTACAGAAGCAACCACTACACCTGTGATAATGTCAGTAACGCAATCTCAGTCATCGACGTCTATTCAATCGCCGACAACTACATCGAATAGTATAGTTGTTTCTGTTCCCTTAACTGCTACTTCTTTATCCGGTGCAGTCCAAAGTGTAGTAACAAGCGCCCCTACGTTGTATCAACAGTTACAGCAAAGTATAATTACTACAGCAGCTAATACAGAACCAAGGTCTAGCATCATGCCGAGTACTGAGAGATTTACATTAGAGGAAGCACCTACTAAAAGATCTcg atcTCAGTCTTCGGACAAAGACAAGGTTCGTAAACCAAAACGTGGATCGTCTAATAGCCAGCCAGCATTAGCACAATCACAATCACAACCACCGTCACAACCGCAATCACAGCTGCCGATATCGTCGATCGCAACATCTGTTTCCAGTAGTGCAGTTGTTACAACTTCTAAACGAGGTGGAAGAAACAATCATCAAACACCTCCACCATCCGTATCAGTAGCACCTGTTCCATCCATAATACAAGGTCCTTCATTAGTAACTGGTGGTCACTTTAGCAGTATTGGTTCGGTAGGCTCGATGGGTCCTACTGTTAAAGATTCGCCTCCTAGTAGTCCTGGTTCTGAAAGTATGAGTAGCAGTGGACCTGGACGTCGCAAAAGGAAAAATGCTTGTACCGCGTCTACGACGCCTACACCACCGGCATCTAATACACCTACGACTTTGACAAATAGTactaaagaggaaaaagatattaagCT ATTTCAAAATGGCGTTAGTGCGCCACATATGTTAGGAAATCAATTGAATCCAACTTCAACAATGGCACAAAAAATGTCTGATACATTATCCCAAGAATTGGAAGCTCATTCTATTTTTACAGAAGCAAATAATTCTACAACTAATTTAGTTGGCCCACAATTGCACAGTCGTGTTATAGCCTCC ATACGATCCAATCAAACAACTACGGCACCTACCTCTTTTTCATCTGTATTTTCAACAAACAGTAACACAAATATTAGTACTGCGAGTTCTGGAACGTTAGGTAGCGGAGCAATCCCACAAACATTAGATCAGCTGTTAGAAAGACAATGGGAGCAGGGCAGTCAATTCTTAATGGAGCAAGCGCAACATTTTGACA tTGCATCACTACTTTCATGTCTTCATCAGCTGAGAGCTGAAAATCTCAGATTGGAGGAACACGTAAATAGTCTTTTACAAAGGAGAGATCATTTATTAGCCGTGAATGCGAGACTTGCAATACCGTTAACGACTCAACCTAGTGCACATCCAG TTAACAATGTACATCCTACGGTAAATCCGTCTCATCCTAATGTCGCACATCCAGAGGTACCACCAGGAGCATCCGGAGCTGCTGTACCTAGAGTAAATCGAGAACCTCGCGtgaataatacatacatgccTCATTCTAGTTCCGTGAATCATCCGACAACGTTAGAAAATGGATTACCACCAGATCCTTCGCCACCTGCAGCAGCATCCCTATCTCAGTATCAACACAGAGGGTCTTTGGTTGCTCCACAACCAAGTCCTACAATAAG ACATAGTCCAGCAGCTAGTGGATATTTACAAGGACAACAAAGTAACATTGTATCACCGGCTACAGCTAGTAACTCTGGAGTAGTAAGAAATTCATCAGTAACACCTGATCCATTACGTGGTGTACCACG atcggCACCCCAATCATCAAGTAATTATATGCCATCAATGTATCAACCAGCAATGTCAAGTCTCACTAATAATCAAGTAGGTAGCGTTCATAATCTTCATTCACATGGACCTTCTCCGACTAACCATGGGCCACCGGGTAAACCTAGCTGA
- the LOC122629117 gene encoding pancreas transcription factor 1 subunit alpha isoform X2, translating to MYSMDNLELDIMNRQYMYEAHSFLGNPAIPALPAHYGTPTTASLPTIPSQLPSHPSGSTGSTSGSDVYPYDENSSDNESVYSSDQENHARERSRSRSRGSRRNGVGGKCPRQAVQQRQAANMRERRRMQNINDAFEGLRAHIPTLPYEKRLSKVDTLKLAIGYIKFLNELVRADKGNDPLTGNGGHSRCSGRDDTKKIIVRSGGNPFISHSLSWSRESDVSSNGTMYAKVWTPEDPRTAKTGTTYE from the exons ATGTATTCCATGGACAATCTAGAATTGGACATAATGAATCGTCAATATATGTACGAGGCACATAGTTTTCTTGGTAATCCAGCGATTCCAGCTTTGCCTGCTCATTATGGTACACCAACGACGGCTAGCCTACCAACGATTCCATCGCAATTACCGTCGCATCCTTCCGGTAGTACCGGAAGTACAAGCGGTAGCGACGTTTATCCTTACGATGAGAACAGCAGTGACAACGAGAGCGTCTACAGCAGCGATCAAGAGAATCATGCGAGAGA ACGAAGCAGAAGCCGAAGTCGTGGCAGCAGACGAAACGGTGTCGGTGGGAAATGTCCAAGGCAGGCTGTTCAACAACGACAGGCTGCAAACATGCGTGAGAGGCGACGTATGCAGAACATAAACGACGCGTTCGAAGGTTTAAGGGCTCATATACCTACATTGCCCTACGAGAAGAGGTTATCGAAGGTCGACACTTTAAAACTGGCCATTGGTTATATAAAGTTCCTCAATGAACTTGTTCGTGCTGACAAAGGAAACGACCCTCTAACGGGAAACGGTGGTCATTCAAGGTGTTCTGGACGAGATGACACCAAGAAGATCATAGTTC GAAGCGGTGGCAATCCCtttatctctcattctctttcctgGTCAAGAGAATCGGACGTTTCGTCGAATGGTACTATGTATGCTAAGGTTTGGACGCCTGAAGATCCGAGAACAGCAAAAACCGGAACGACTTACGAGTAA
- the LOC122629117 gene encoding pancreas transcription factor 1 subunit alpha isoform X1: MYSMDNLELDIMNRQYMYEAHSFLGNPAIPALPAHYGTPTTASLPTIPSQLPSHPSGSTGSTSGSDVYPYDENSSDNESVYSSDQENHARERSRSRSRGSRRNGVGGKCPRQAVQQRQAANMRERRRMQNINDAFEGLRAHIPTLPYEKRLSKVDTLKLAIGYIKFLNELVRADKGNDPLTGNGGHSRCSGRDDTKKIIVRGSGGNPFISHSLSWSRESDVSSNGTMYAKVWTPEDPRTAKTGTTYE; encoded by the exons ATGTATTCCATGGACAATCTAGAATTGGACATAATGAATCGTCAATATATGTACGAGGCACATAGTTTTCTTGGTAATCCAGCGATTCCAGCTTTGCCTGCTCATTATGGTACACCAACGACGGCTAGCCTACCAACGATTCCATCGCAATTACCGTCGCATCCTTCCGGTAGTACCGGAAGTACAAGCGGTAGCGACGTTTATCCTTACGATGAGAACAGCAGTGACAACGAGAGCGTCTACAGCAGCGATCAAGAGAATCATGCGAGAGA ACGAAGCAGAAGCCGAAGTCGTGGCAGCAGACGAAACGGTGTCGGTGGGAAATGTCCAAGGCAGGCTGTTCAACAACGACAGGCTGCAAACATGCGTGAGAGGCGACGTATGCAGAACATAAACGACGCGTTCGAAGGTTTAAGGGCTCATATACCTACATTGCCCTACGAGAAGAGGTTATCGAAGGTCGACACTTTAAAACTGGCCATTGGTTATATAAAGTTCCTCAATGAACTTGTTCGTGCTGACAAAGGAAACGACCCTCTAACGGGAAACGGTGGTCATTCAAGGTGTTCTGGACGAGATGACACCAAGAAGATCATAGTTCGTG GAAGCGGTGGCAATCCCtttatctctcattctctttcctgGTCAAGAGAATCGGACGTTTCGTCGAATGGTACTATGTATGCTAAGGTTTGGACGCCTGAAGATCCGAGAACAGCAAAAACCGGAACGACTTACGAGTAA
- the LOC122629359 gene encoding leucine-rich melanocyte differentiation-associated protein-like yields MASERQQQDFNRSALTIDGERACYTGQRAERIPGGLVRVVGYDCLSLDLSYNELTSVMALKDFSRLEELILDNNRLRDLNTLPSMPSLTTLSLNNNKITDMDDALERIRECCPNIGYVSLLGNPGCPDQLTNPNSTDENDYERYRLYAIYTLPSTLRFLDSRVITWKERDDGKNRGRYLRTVKVFSNKTNNNLISVPLPDEFDDAYFNIRYTPLPITNRTPQDHRGAFGKCKYRYSGKNSEGNRFIFNKDL; encoded by the exons ATGGCGTCAGAAAGACAGCAGCAAGATTTTAATAGGAGTGCATTGACGATCGACGGTGAGCGG gcTTGCTACACCGGACAACGAGCCGAAAGAATCCCTGGTGGTTTGGTCCGTGTAGTTGGCTATGATTGCTTAAGTTTGGATCTTTCTTACAACGAATTAACCTCGGTCATGGCATTAAAGGATTTCTCTAGATTGGAAGAATTAATATTGGACAATAATCGGCTACGCGATCTAAATACATTACCTTCTATGCCATCTCTGACCACTTTGAGCCTGAATAACAATAAG ataacGGATATGGACGATGCATTAGAAAGGATACGTGAATGTTGTCCGAATATCGGTTACGTGAGTCTTTTAGGAAATCCAGGATGTCCCGATCAGCTTACAAATCCAAATTCGACCGACGAGAATGATTACGAACGTTACAGGTTATATGCGATTTATACATTACCATCTACTTTGCGTTTTCTTGATTCACGCGTAATCACTTGGAAAGAAAGGGACGATGGAAAAAATCGTGGAAGATATTTGAGAACGGTTAAAGTGTTCTCGaacaaaacgaataataatttaataagcgTACCACTTCCTGATGAATTTGACGACGCTTATTTCAATATAAGATATACGCCATTGCCAATAACGAATCGTACGCCTCAAGATCACAGAg GTGCATTTGGAAAATGCAAGTATCGTTATTCTGGCAAAAATTCCGAAGGCAACAGATTCATCTTCAACAAGGATCTATAA